ACTGTTCAGGGATGGCGCAAAACAGGGCAATATCCAATGTCTATTCTCATTACTTCCATTGATTAGCAATTCAGGTCCTGCTGAGAATCAGATATTGTTCGAGGAGTGCTTGAAACAACTCGAACGGTTTGCTGAAAATGGCAATGCGGAGGCTGCATACAAACTCGGGTCCATATATTTAGACGGTTTGGGCCTAGAAAAAAACATTGTGCAGGCAGTAAAATGGTTCCAGAGGGGTTCGGATCTAGGCCATGTATGGTCCAAAATGCGTTTAGCAGAAGTATATCGCGATGGTCGTGAGGTTCAACAAGACATTAAAAAAGCAGTGGAACTGTTCAGGGATGGCGCAAAACAGGGCAATATCCAATGTCTATTCTCATTACTTCCATTGATTAGCAATTCAGGTCCTGCTGAGAATCAGATATTGTTCGAGGAGTGCTTGAAACAACTCGAACGGTTTGCTGAAAATGGCAATGCGGAGGCTGCATACAAACTCGGGTCCATATATTTAGACGGTTTGGGCCTAGAAAAAAACATTGTGCAGGCAGTAAAATGGTTCCAGAGGGGTTCGGATCTAGGCCATGTATGGTCCAAACAACAATTACACTATATTTACAAAAAATGATTCAATCAATTTCAAAAACATCACAAGGATACCAAAATAGGTATTCGGAAACGGACACTAACATAATAGTTGAATGGTGTATTAGGGTATCTGAGTCTTAGGAGTGAATGAAAAGAATATGAGGATAATCTTCTCGCCTCACATGTTTCAATAATTAAAAACACATTAGAGAACTTAATTAATAGTTATATATCATGTTCAAATGAATGTCTGCTATTACAAAAGATACATATAATTAGTACAATCCAATTCTAAGACTAAGATGTATGACGTGATTTTATTCGAGGGTGCGGATTTTGACATCAATTATAATTATGTCAAACTACAGGAGACAATAGGTGCCCTAAAAATAACCTCAATCGTATCCTATTCGGATTTGCCTCACATCTATGGATATCGTACGATAAGTGTCGAAGAGATGAACACTCAAGAGTATGATTACATTATTGTTCTAGATGAAGAAAATTACCGGTACATAGCGAAAGATTTAGAAGAATTGTATAATATCGATCGTTCAAAAATACTCTCTATATTACCATTTAAAATACCAAATTTTGATTTTAGGACATATGTAGAGTTAGTTAATAGCAATCTCACTATATTAACCGATGAATGTACTGCTGCACTAATCTATCATCAAATGGGCCTTCAATTTTTATCACCTACAATATTACTAAAACAGTCAAAAAACGATTATCTAAAATTTGTATCAAACTTAGAATATTATCTGTCTAAACAGTTAATTGAGATACCATCCGAACACGGTTATCCCGTTGGAAAATTGGGTGATATTACTCTAGAATTTATTCACTATCACTCATTTGAAGATGCAACGGAAAAATGGTATGATAGGGTAAAAAGAGTCAATTGGGAAAATATCTTGATTCTAATGACATGTAATTCTGAAGAGTCGCTGGAGGGTTTCATTAAATTACCGTTTGATAACAAAATAGCTTTTTCAAACATTCCATCGAACGATTCTCATGTGATATATATTGATGAATATATGTTGGATTATTGGTATTATACATTGAAATATCCAACAGTAGATTTTCATATCCTGATTCGCTCGCTAGCTTCTTTGAAAGAAAATAATCACTATTACAATTTATTGGAGTTGCTTACTAAACATTCAGCATTTGAACATAATACAAATCTCCAAAACAATAGGTATTGCCAAAGGAAAATTGTGTTTTCGCATAATCATCCAGAACGCTTAGCGTATGATGCACTAGTCAAAAAAGATTCTACTGTGTTAAAACGTGTAATAAAAGCGTTATTGAAGAAGAATTTGTCGGATCCAATCAATGAAATGCTAAAAATAGATTCAAATACCATGCTGATGACAATACAAGAATTAGTAGATGATGGAGATTGTTTGGCATGTATTGCATTAGCTCGGATGTATCGGGATGGTCGTGGTGTAGATCAAAATGTTGATCTTGCAATCGATTATTATAGAAAGGCTGTACAAAAGGGTGTATTGTGGGCAGGCATTGAATTATCAGACATTCTTTGGAATTTGAATGCACCAGAATCAGATAAAGAGATAATTGCCCTTCTTACGCCATTAGCAGAGAACGGAGATGGGGAAGCAGCGGGCAGACTCGCACGCATGTATCGGGATGGTCGTGGTGTCAAGAGAGATTATGATCATGCCATAAAGTTATTCAGAAATGCTGTAGAATCAGTATTATGGGCTCGCATTGGGCTTACCGATATCCTGTGGCACAAAAATAAACCAGAGCTGGATAAGGAAATAATTGAACTTCTCACGCCTCTTGTAAAGAATGGTAACGGTGGAGCGTATGCCCGTATTGCACGCATGTATCGGGATGGTCGTGGTGTAGATCAAAATGTTGATCTTGCAATCGATTATTATAGAAAGGCTGTACAAAAGGGTGTATTGTGGGCAGGCATTGAATTATCAGACATTCTTTGGAATATGAATGCACCAGAATCAGATAAAGAGATAATTGCCCTTCTTACGCCATTAGCAGAGAACGGAGATGGGGAAGCAGCGGGCAGACTCGCACGCATGTATCGGGATGGTCGTGGTGTCAAGAGAGATTATGATCATGCCATAAAGTTATTCAGAAATGCTGTAGAATCAGTATTATGGGCTCGCATTGGGCTTACCGATATCCTGTGGCACAAAAATAAACCAGAGCTGGATAAGGAAATAATTGAACTTCTCACGCCTCTTGTAAAGAATGGTAACGGTGGAGCGTATGCCCGTATTGCACGCATGTATCGGGATGGTCGTGGTGTAGATCAAAATGTTGATCTTGCAATCGATTATTATAGAAAGGCTGTACAAAAGGGTGTATTGTGGGCGAATGAAGAACTATCGAAACTTTTGATAAGTAAGTTTACAAAAAACGATTTAAACATTTATTCTACTTTGAAAAAAATTGATTTCTCTGATTATAAAAGACAATCCATGGAGTGCCTAGATGGATTAGAAAAAGCAATACACTCCGGTAAAACGGTTTCATTATCCTTAAACCAGGTGTATGAGTTGTTTAAATCTTCAAAAGAGTTCATCTCTAAAAATTTGAAAATGGGCAATATATACTTGGCTGGTAAGATTTCTGCACAGCTCGATAACAATTCTAACCTTCAAATTGTATGCATTATAAAAGAAGAGATGATATGGGCATCTGATAATTACCTTGTCTCGTATTCACAAGGGCTCCAATCCATTTTTGTGACTGTCAATTCGATATTCGTATGTCACAATGATATCATGTATACTGCACCTAAGAACAATGGGATGTTTGCAATATGTATTGATAGAGCTGGAAAAATAATAGATGCTGCCGAGAATGTCAAAGCACACAGAAGCAACGAAGATGATCTAAAAGAAATAATAACTGATAATCCCAAGCTTTCTGGTGCATACAGATATCTGTTAGAAAACTATCGCGACTATAAAGAAAACTCATTAATATTAGATTATAGAATTGGAGACAGAGACATAAATAAGTTTTTTGTAAATAATAATACAATTAGTAACAGGGAGTACAATTTTATTGTAAACACAAGTGGTTCACTAGCCATATATTTATTTTCATTAATGTACTCGATTAGTCAACACTGTTCAAGACCATCAACAGTATGGGTGTTACAATCTGACTACAAAAAACAAGATTTACAAGAGTTGCAGAAATTTGGAAAGAAACTTGGGATTAATGTAAACGTTATCCAAGTGAAAGAAGCTGATTATCAAATATTCTATAGTGGTGCATATTCCAAAGCTATGTACTATTACTTGATGGCTCATAAATTATTGCCTACGACTGTAGAACGGGCATTACATATTGATGTTGATACTTTAATAATGAAAGATATTGGTCAACTATACGACATAGATTTTGAAGATTGTTACATTTGTGCATGTGACCGGGGGTTATCTTATAAAAACACCGTGACAAATCCTGATGACTATATGTTTTTCAATGCAGGAATTGTATTAATGAATTTAGTAAAATTCAGAGAAACAAACATTACTATCAATGATTATAAAAATGAAGTTACCGAGAAGAATTACTCTATCAAAGATGTGGATCAGTCACTATTGGCCCACATGTTCTGGAAACAGTCTAAAATGCTTCCACGCCAGTACTATAATGTATATCCCCCGCAACAATCTACTTACTTAATGAATTATATTAAGGGAGGAGTATTGCCAGAATCTTACTCATATCCGCTCAAAATATCGAACATGAACACAATTATTCATTATGCAGGGAAGGAAAAACCCTGGTTAATGCCATATGTCATTTTTGTTGATGGAACAGAAGTTTACGCTAAAACCCCTGATACGAATATCGATTATTGCACATTACAATGGTGGAGAATAGTACCTAATTTGCCTGAACCGATTAAGCAATTATTATTTTCCTCAGAAAAAACTACTGGATCTGTATTAAATCTACAAGAATTTGAAAAAGAGATAGTGGATAAAAAGGCTAAATACTATACCTGGATGCATCTCTATTTCATAAGGAAAAAAATAAATGATAATGACCTTACAGGAGCATATACTATTTTGGATAATATACCAAATTGTGTCGAGAAAAAGTCCATAACTAAAATACTTAAATATGTTGAGTTAGGTGGTCATATTGATGCATAAGAAAACAGAAAGTGAAAACAAAAACAACGTTGCACTGGAGTTAACTGTAAAAAAACTAGAAAGTAAGATTGATAGTTTAGAGAAGACCATAAATACATATCAATCTCGCAACCAAGCTATGCTTTGGTACTTACTTTCAGATTATGGGGGC
The sequence above is a segment of the methanogenic archaeon ISO4-H5 genome. Coding sequences within it:
- a CDS encoding TPR repeat-containing protein; translated protein: MYDVILFEGADFDINYNYVKLQETIGALKITSIVSYSDLPHIYGYRTISVEEMNTQEYDYIIVLDEENYRYIAKDLEELYNIDRSKILSILPFKIPNFDFRTYVELVNSNLTILTDECTAALIYHQMGLQFLSPTILLKQSKNDYLKFVSNLEYYLSKQLIEIPSEHGYPVGKLGDITLEFIHYHSFEDATEKWYDRVKRVNWENILILMTCNSEESLEGFIKLPFDNKIAFSNIPSNDSHVIYIDEYMLDYWYYTLKYPTVDFHILIRSLASLKENNHYYNLLELLTKHSAFEHNTNLQNNRYCQRKIVFSHNHPERLAYDALVKKDSTVLKRVIKALLKKNLSDPINEMLKIDSNTMLMTIQELVDDGDCLACIALARMYRDGRGVDQNVDLAIDYYRKAVQKGVLWAGIELSDILWNLNAPESDKEIIALLTPLAENGDGEAAGRLARMYRDGRGVKRDYDHAIKLFRNAVESVLWARIGLTDILWHKNKPELDKEIIELLTPLVKNGNGGAYARIARMYRDGRGVDQNVDLAIDYYRKAVQKGVLWAGIELSDILWNMNAPESDKEIIALLTPLAENGDGEAAGRLARMYRDGRGVKRDYDHAIKLFRNAVESVLWARIGLTDILWHKNKPELDKEIIELLTPLVKNGNGGAYARIARMYRDGRGVDQNVDLAIDYYRKAVQKGVLWANEELSKLLISKFTKNDLNIYSTLKKIDFSDYKRQSMECLDGLEKAIHSGKTVSLSLNQVYELFKSSKEFISKNLKMGNIYLAGKISAQLDNNSNLQIVCIIKEEMIWASDNYLVSYSQGLQSIFVTVNSIFVCHNDIMYTAPKNNGMFAICIDRAGKIIDAAENVKAHRSNEDDLKEIITDNPKLSGAYRYLLENYRDYKENSLILDYRIGDRDINKFFVNNNTISNREYNFIVNTSGSLAIYLFSLMYSISQHCSRPSTVWVLQSDYKKQDLQELQKFGKKLGINVNVIQVKEADYQIFYSGAYSKAMYYYLMAHKLLPTTVERALHIDVDTLIMKDIGQLYDIDFEDCYICACDRGLSYKNTVTNPDDYMFFNAGIVLMNLVKFRETNITINDYKNEVTEKNYSIKDVDQSLLAHMFWKQSKMLPRQYYNVYPPQQSTYLMNYIKGGVLPESYSYPLKISNMNTIIHYAGKEKPWLMPYVIFVDGTEVYAKTPDTNIDYCTLQWWRIVPNLPEPIKQLLFSSEKTTGSVLNLQEFEKEIVDKKAKYYTWMHLYFIRKKINDNDLTGAYTILDNIPNCVEKKSITKILKYVELGGHIDA